One stretch of Arachis hypogaea cultivar Tifrunner chromosome 20, arahy.Tifrunner.gnm2.J5K5, whole genome shotgun sequence DNA includes these proteins:
- the LOC140182766 gene encoding uncharacterized protein: MAENSGANVVSYNLTEGQSSNRPPLFNGKNYTYWKERMKIFVQAVDYRLWKIILEGPQFPTTTSAEGVVSLKPEARWTEEDRKKVELNVKAVNLLNCAISFEEYRRVSRCTTAKEIWDKLQITHEGTTIVKKTRTDMLNREYEMFAMKEGESIDELFERFNTIIVGLDALGITHSEFVLVRRVLRCLTKEWETKALIISESSGLDSMTVDDLRGNLLAFENTYLKKDSKKKGIAFSSVTNPMDDESSDNSSEKEFVLFAKKFRKTVKLKGKGSSSRKMKKDLSKVTCYNCKEMWHFRSDYPKLKKEKS, translated from the coding sequence atggcagaaaacagtggcgcaaatgtggtgtcctataatctgactgaaggtcaatcaagcaacagacctcctcttttcaatggaaaaaattatacctattggaaggagaggatgaagatatttgtacaagcagtggattacagactttggaagattatcctggaagggcctcaatttccaactaccacaagtgctgaaggagtagtctctctcaaaccagaagcaagatggaccgaggaagataggaagaaggtagAATTAAATGTCAAGGCAGTAaacctgctcaactgtgctatcagctttgaggagtaccgacgggtatcacgatgcacaacggcaaaggaaatctgggacaagctacaaatcactcatgaaggaaccaccattgttaagaagactcggacagacatgttgaacagagaatatgaaatgtttgcaatgaaggaaggagaatccattgatgaactgttcgaacggttcaacaccatcattgttggcttagatgctctgggaattacacattcAGAAtttgtgctagtgagaagagtgttgagatgtcttacaaaagaatgggaaacaaaagctttaattatttctgagagcagtggcttagattccatgacagttgatgatttgagaggaaatcttcttgcttttgaaaacacctatttgaaaaaagattcaaaaaagaaaggaattgctttttcttctgtaactaaccctatggatgatgaatccagtgataactcttctgaaaaggagtttgtgttgtttgcaaaaaaattcaggaaaacggtgaagctcaaaggcaaaggcagcagctcaaggaagatgaagaaagaccttagcaaagtaacctgttacaattgcaaggaaatgtgGCATTTCAGATCTGATTAtcccaagttaaagaaggagaaaagctga